Sequence from the Bacteroidia bacterium genome:
CGAAGCATGACGGTAATAATACGTGAGCTGCGTATCGTTGAGATAGCCGGTTACCTTAACAACATCCTGCAGACCCAAATCTGCGATCTCCTTCTCAATCTCTTCCCATCCCATTCCTCTGTCGCCTGCCAGCACCAGGTCAAAGCTCCGTTGCAATCCCGCCCGATGGAAACCTCTCAGCAAACCGAGTACATTCTTCCTGATCGAAACAAGTCCGGCAAAAAGAATGTAGGTCCTGTTCGTATGGGGTAGATCCCTGACTTTAAGGGGAGCCTGATTCAGGTCGGTCCGAAGGCCAAGGTGTGTCACGATCAACCGCTTACCATGATTTGGAAAAAGTTCGTCCAGGTCGCGGGCTGTGCGCTGGCTTACACATATGATGCCATCGCATGCTTTTACCATTGCGGATACTCTTTCCCACATAACCTTTCTGAACTTAGAATCCGTATAGCCCGGAATTTCATAATATGGCTTTTTAAAAATGGCGAGATCATGAATGGTGATGATCACAGGCGACTTCCCGCTTTTATAGAAGAATGCATCCGTGCAGTGAACCAGATCAAATTTCTTCAGCGGCAGCCCTAATCCGTGCCAGTAACTTTCCGTGCCGGGAAAAGACAATCCATAGGCGGAATACTTTCTCCGGGACAGTTTATATAGAAAGGAAAGTTCCATCTCCTTGCTGAACGCAGGTAAACTCAGCAATGCTTTCGAAAGTTCAAGGCAATAGGTCCCTATCCCTCCTCTTCGGGCCGATAATGCTCCGGTAGCTTCCAGACCAATTGTTTTCATTTCCGGATCTTTAAAAGTTCATCGGCAATGCGGGCTGCTTCCACTTCACGGATGCAGTGACAATTGCCCGACTTACGGCAATCCGAACAATTCTTGTCCAGTGCAAAGGCCATGGCTTTTGATCCCAGTGGTCCCCATCTCCCGATATGAATAGGTCGCATGGGCGCGTAGATGCCGAGTGCCTGAATACCCAAAGCAGCGGCCAGATGAAGTGGTCCGGTACTGGCCGCTACCAGCGCATCCGAAACTGAAATCAATTGCATGAATTCCGGCAGAGAAAGCTTACCGGTAATGTCTGTCACCTTTTCACCGGCGATCCATTCCCTGAGCATTGACCCTTCCTGTGCGGTACCGGAAACCATAACATGAAAGTTTTCCGTGGGGAGCATTTTGATCAAAGCCGAATAATTAGACAAACCCCATTCTCTCGCGCTTCCTTTAGATCTTGGATGAAGGATGAGATTCACTTTTCCGGGTACGAGCAGTGACTTTACTTTTTCCGAAACTTCCGGCTTGCGTAAAACCTGCATGGTTCGGATTTCATCAAGAGAGAAATGTGCTTTTAATCCTAATGGAGCCCCCAGCTTCAGATTCAGTTGCGCTTCGTGCAGATCAGAGTTCTTTCTTCCCAAGTTCAAACGCTCCGTGCAGGTCCACCAGTGATAGAAACGATGAGAAGTACCTATTCT
This genomic interval carries:
- a CDS encoding glycosyltransferase family 4 protein; translated protein: MKTIGLEATGALSARRGGIGTYCLELSKALLSLPAFSKEMELSFLYKLSRRKYSAYGLSFPGTESYWHGLGLPLKKFDLVHCTDAFFYKSGKSPVIITIHDLAIFKKPYYEIPGYTDSKFRKVMWERVSAMVKACDGIICVSQRTARDLDELFPNHGKRLIVTHLGLRTDLNQAPLKVRDLPHTNRTYILFAGLVSIRKNVLGLLRGFHRAGLQRSFDLVLAGDRGMGWEEIEKEIADLGLQDVVKVTGYLNDTQLTYYYRHASAVAMCTYYEGFGLPALEAMAMGIPVLIGQYGSLPEVCSENAVKCDPFEPDSIAEGLKATLNASPGKTAQGVVHAQQFTWERCARKTFDFYSSFV
- a CDS encoding glycosyltransferase family 9 protein — encoded protein: MKVGNRILISRTDSIGDVVLTLPLAVALKNLDPANQILFLGRGYTQPVIKSCPSVDEFYSVDELRSVDDWRRMRADIILHVFPKSALAAMAKKAGIPKRIGTSHRFYHWWTCTERLNLGRKNSDLHEAQLNLKLGAPLGLKAHFSLDEIRTMQVLRKPEVSEKVKSLLVPGKVNLILHPRSKGSAREWGLSNYSALIKMLPTENFHVMVSGTAQEGSMLREWIAGEKVTDITGKLSLPEFMQLISVSDALVAASTGPLHLAAALGIQALGIYAPMRPIHIGRWGPLGSKAMAFALDKNCSDCRKSGNCHCIREVEAARIADELLKIRK